One Tolypothrix bouteillei VB521301 DNA window includes the following coding sequences:
- a CDS encoding methyl-accepting chemotaxis protein: MNLSALVASMVCLILAIIASVFIAQFLEVRINKAVQAAEQISVGDLTNSVVDTESNSNNEIGKLLKSFQIMTQNLNILIRQVQQSGIGVTTSATQIAASGKQLEATMTEQVASTNEVAATAKEISATSRELVKTMEEVALMSQTTTIATSSSQKDLLRMELTMRQLGEATNTIATRLGTIGEKANNINNIVVMITKVADQTNLLSLNAAIEAEKAGEYGLGFAVVAREIRRLADQTAVATLEIEKMVKQMQSSVSSGVMEMDKFAKEVEQSVEDVASISKQMAQIIEQVQELTPRFEAVNSGMEAQSQGAQQISDAMIQLSNTSTQTTDSLREINNAIHQLNQVAQGLRHEMSRFKVTA, translated from the coding sequence ATGAATTTATCAGCCCTTGTAGCTTCTATGGTTTGTTTGATATTAGCTATTATAGCAAGTGTTTTTATTGCTCAATTTCTAGAAGTCAGAATTAATAAGGCAGTTCAAGCAGCAGAGCAAATTTCTGTTGGAGATTTAACAAATTCTGTTGTTGATACTGAATCAAATAGTAATAATGAGATTGGCAAACTATTAAAATCTTTCCAAATTATGACTCAAAATTTGAATATTTTAATCCGTCAGGTACAACAGTCAGGGATTGGAGTCACAACTTCAGCTACCCAAATCGCAGCTTCGGGAAAGCAATTAGAAGCGACAATGACCGAACAAGTCGCTTCTACTAACGAAGTCGCAGCTACAGCTAAAGAAATCTCAGCAACTTCTAGGGAATTGGTCAAAACCATGGAAGAAGTCGCACTCATGTCACAAACTACAACAATAGCAACAAGCAGCAGTCAAAAAGATTTACTTCGTATGGAACTCACCATGCGCCAGTTAGGAGAAGCCACCAATACCATTGCCACAAGATTGGGAACCATCGGTGAAAAAGCAAACAACATCAACAATATTGTGGTGATGATTACTAAAGTAGCAGATCAAACCAATTTGCTGTCATTAAATGCTGCTATTGAGGCAGAAAAAGCTGGGGAATACGGTTTGGGATTTGCGGTGGTAGCTAGAGAAATTCGACGTTTGGCAGACCAAACAGCCGTCGCCACCTTGGAAATTGAAAAAATGGTCAAGCAAATGCAATCTTCCGTATCATCCGGTGTGATGGAGATGGATAAATTTGCTAAAGAAGTTGAACAAAGCGTAGAAGATGTTGCTAGTATTAGCAAACAGATGGCACAAATTATTGAGCAAGTGCAAGAACTGACACCGAGATTTGAGGCAGTTAATTCTGGAATGGAAGCACAATCTCAGGGAGCGCAACAAATCAGCGATGCCATGATTCAATTGAGCAACACCTCAACCCAAACAACTGATTCTTTACGAGAAATCAATAATGCCATTCACCAACTCAATCAAGTTGCTCAGGGATTGCGCCACGAAATGTCTCGCTTTAAAGTCACCGCATAG
- a CDS encoding chemotaxis protein CheW, which translates to MLFLLLNIDNQLYAIASQQVVEVLPLVILKTLPHTPKYVAGVFNYRGCIVPVLDLRQLMHDKPCCEHLSTRIVLINYCLSDRNAISKSQTPHLVGLMAEGVVETLQTSDVEMVDANIEVDAAPYLGKIILDAQGMIQCIRTEHLLSEANLLSVTAKLTPNPQPLTTNH; encoded by the coding sequence CAGCAGGTTGTAGAAGTCCTCCCCCTAGTTATTCTCAAAACTCTACCCCATACACCCAAATACGTTGCTGGTGTTTTTAATTACCGAGGGTGTATTGTTCCAGTGCTCGATCTGCGCCAGTTGATGCACGATAAACCATGCTGCGAGCATCTGAGTACTCGCATCGTACTTATTAACTATTGTCTGAGCGATCGCAATGCCATTTCAAAATCGCAAACCCCTCATTTAGTGGGTTTAATGGCAGAAGGAGTTGTAGAAACCTTGCAAACCTCAGATGTCGAAATGGTTGATGCAAACATTGAGGTAGATGCAGCCCCTTACTTGGGCAAGATAATCTTAGACGCCCAAGGCATGATTCAGTGTATCCGCACAGAACACTTGTTGTCAGAAGCCAATCTCTTATCTGTGACCGCTAAACTAACCCCTAACCCCCAACCCCTAACAACTAACCACTAA
- a CDS encoding CheR family methyltransferase, giving the protein MPQSVIESLLKQKIGLDANSIGSSTIARAIYQRMADCRISTMAGYLGLLQESPQEWEAFVESVVIPETWFFRERESFNFLKDYVLSEWLANNSNRILQILSVPCSTGEEPYSIAIALLEAGLTAANFRIDAIDISKKSLQVAQQAIYSQYSFRGTSSFFQEQYFQLTETGYQLCQQVRSSVNFMQGNLADAHFLGTTPSYDIVFCRNLLIYFDRATKERTIGVLERLLTQKGLLFVGHGEAGWLLNTKFIPISQPMVFAYRKSGTSHASLKSNHCKTAVKKHHPTYKTALKPPVTYNKQLITDGGKVQLLNESKEDMLQTARTLADRGCFQEATQQCNNYLKQNPSSAKAYVLLGQIQQATGQEEQAAQQFKKAIYLQPDCEEALIHLALLREHQGDETSAALLLQRIQRLRKKRK; this is encoded by the coding sequence ATGCCACAATCTGTCATCGAAAGTTTACTAAAACAAAAAATTGGTTTAGATGCAAATTCAATTGGTTCTAGCACGATCGCTAGAGCTATTTATCAAAGAATGGCAGATTGCAGAATATCTACTATGGCTGGTTACTTGGGGCTTTTGCAGGAATCACCTCAAGAATGGGAAGCTTTTGTTGAGAGTGTTGTTATCCCTGAAACTTGGTTTTTTAGAGAAAGAGAATCATTTAATTTTCTCAAGGATTATGTATTGTCTGAGTGGTTGGCAAATAACTCAAATCGTATATTACAAATTCTCAGCGTTCCATGCTCAACAGGCGAAGAACCTTATTCTATTGCGATCGCGTTACTAGAAGCCGGGTTAACGGCTGCCAATTTTCGTATTGACGCTATAGACATTAGCAAAAAAAGCTTGCAAGTTGCCCAACAAGCAATTTACAGTCAATACTCATTTCGCGGTACAAGCTCTTTTTTCCAAGAGCAATATTTCCAACTTACGGAAACTGGATATCAACTGTGCCAACAGGTGAGAAGCTCGGTCAATTTTATGCAAGGTAACCTTGCAGATGCTCATTTTTTGGGGACAACCCCCTCCTACGATATTGTCTTTTGCCGCAATCTCTTAATTTATTTTGACCGAGCTACAAAAGAGCGAACAATAGGAGTTCTGGAACGGTTGCTAACCCAGAAAGGCTTGCTATTTGTAGGTCATGGCGAAGCAGGATGGTTACTCAATACTAAATTCATTCCCATTTCCCAGCCAATGGTATTTGCTTACCGAAAGTCAGGGACTTCTCATGCTTCATTAAAATCAAACCATTGTAAAACCGCTGTCAAAAAGCATCATCCCACCTACAAAACTGCTCTCAAACCACCTGTAACATACAACAAACAATTAATTACCGACGGAGGAAAAGTACAACTCTTAAATGAGTCAAAAGAAGATATGCTGCAAACAGCAAGAACCTTAGCAGATCGAGGTTGCTTTCAAGAAGCCACTCAACAGTGCAATAATTATCTCAAACAAAACCCTAGCAGTGCCAAAGCTTATGTTCTACTAGGACAGATACAGCAAGCAACAGGACAAGAAGAACAAGCGGCGCAACAGTTTAAGAAAGCGATCTACCTGCAACCAGATTGCGAAGAAGCATTAATTCACTTGGCATTACTAAGGGAACATCAGGGGGATGAAACCAGCGCAGCTCTTTTATTGCAACGAATTCAGAGATTGCGGAAGAAGAGAAAATAG